The DNA window CGGACATTCAGGTGCGCCTGGCGCGCGCCCTGCTCGAAAGCGGCGAGGCGGCGCAGGCGCGGCAATTGCTCGACGTGCTGATCGCCAGGCGTCCCGATTACCGCTCCGCCGACGGGCATCTGATCTACGCGCGCGCGGTCGCGGCGACCGGCGACCGGGCCAAGGCGCGCGAAGAGTTCGACGCACTGACCGGCTACAGCAGCGGCTTCCAGGCCCATGCGCATTACGCGCAATGCCTGGCCGACTGGGGCGAAAACGGCCGCGCGCGCGAGTTGTGCGCGCAGACGCTGGCGCGCGCGCAACGCTTGCCGGCCCATGTGCGCCGTCTGCACAAGCCCGAACTCGACCGATTGCGCGCGCTCGACAAGCGGCTGACCGCCTGCTGAGTGCCGCGCCTGGACGCGGCGTCCACGCCGGACCGGCTATCACGGTCGCGTCAAGCGAACGCCGGCGCTGGCCGCGCGCCTCCGGAGCCCTGCCCATGAATACCGCCCTGATCGTGATCGATCTGATCAACGACATCGTCCACCCCGACGGCGAGCTCGCCCGCGCCGCCGAGGCGGTGCGCGAAAGCGGACTGATCGCGCGCTGCAATCGCCTGAGCGCGCGCGCCCGCGCCGCCGGCGCGACGGTGGCGATGGTGCGGGTGGCGTTCGCGCCGGATTACTCCGACCTGCCGCGGCATTCGCCGCTGTTCGGCCGCGCGGCCGAACTCGGCGCCCTGCGCGACGGCGACTGGGGCACCCGCTTGCATGACGGCCTGCTGGTCGGCCCGCGCGACTGGATCGTGACCAAGCCGCGGGTCAGCGCGCTGTTCGACACCGACCTGGAAGCGCGTCTGCATGCGGCGGCGATCCGCCGCGTGACGATCTGCGGGGTCAGTACCGAGACCGGCGTGCAGACCACCGCGCGCGATGCGCACGATCGCGACTTCGA is part of the Lysobacter firmicutimachus genome and encodes:
- a CDS encoding tetratricopeptide repeat protein gives rise to the protein MPYLGMGVHVVVALYFAVHAVRSGQDRYWLMVLFMFPLLGSVVYAFAVWLPEQRHSRHGRALAGNVRRLLDPDRALREAQDAFDTAATTEHRLRLADALLDAGRAGDALAHYRGALSGIHRDDPDIQVRLARALLESGEAAQARQLLDVLIARRPDYRSADGHLIYARAVAATGDRAKAREEFDALTGYSSGFQAHAHYAQCLADWGENGRARELCAQTLARAQRLPAHVRRLHKPELDRLRALDKRLTAC
- a CDS encoding cysteine hydrolase family protein — translated: MNTALIVIDLINDIVHPDGELARAAEAVRESGLIARCNRLSARARAAGATVAMVRVAFAPDYSDLPRHSPLFGRAAELGALRDGDWGTRLHDGLLVGPRDWIVTKPRVSALFDTDLEARLHAAAIRRVTICGVSTETGVQTTARDAHDRDFEVTVVGDLCASADPQRRRAALEMLTTVATIADAEQVDFGA